The Silene latifolia isolate original U9 population chromosome Y, ASM4854445v1, whole genome shotgun sequence sequence CTTTCCCAAGACCCATCTTCACACGGATCTCAGCAACAAAAGAGTCAACCAACTGCTTCTCACGGATTTCCTGAAAGAGGTCAGGTTCAGCCACCAAGGAGTTAACACAAACGGCAGGATCATTGAGGACCACGCCAATGGACATTTTCTCGAACTCGCGAACCAGAGCTTCGGGTAAAGCAGAGCAAGGGATAAGGGAATGAACATTCTTCCGGCTCAAAGCATCAAGAACAACATTAGCTCTTCCTTCATAGTACAATGTGACTCCGGATCGTAGTCATTCACCAACTCAATCCAGCGTCTCGCCTTGCGTTCAAATCCTTTTGCGTGAAAATATGACGCAGCTCTTGTGATCAGTGTGAACCTTACACTTCACACCATACAAGTAATGACGCCAAATCTTAAGAGCATGAACCACAGCAGCTAACTCCAAGTCGTGGGTAGGGTAGTTTACTTCGTGAACCTTCAACTGCCTAGATGCATAGGCGATCACCTTACCTTCTTGCATTAGCACACAGCCTAacccatgcttagaagcatcacagaaCACATTGAAGCCAACACCGTCTTCAGGCAAAGTTAGCACAGGTGCAGAAGTAAGACGCTTCTTGAGCTCTTGGAACGCCTTTTCGCAAGCCTCGGACCATAGAAACTTGGATTCTTTTTTTAGAAGTTGAGTCATCGGACGGGCTAACTTGGAAAAATCCTTAACAAACCTTCTATAATAGCCTGCAAGACCCAAGAAACTACGAATCTCACCAACATTAGATGGACTAGACCAATCAGAGATAGCAgaaatctttgcaggatccacctTAATTCCTTCCTTCGAGATAACATGGCCAAGAAAAGCTACCTCGGAGAGCCAAAACTCACATTTCGAATACTTTGCATACCACTTCGCTTTCAGGATGCCCGAACAATCCTCGGATGTTCAACATGTTTGGCCCGGACTTAGAGTAGACCGAGAATATCATCGATGAAGACCACCACACACTTGTCAAGGAATTCTTGGAAGGTACGATTCATCTGATCCATAAACACCGCAGGGGCGTTGGTTAAACCGAAAGGCATAACCTtgaactcatagtgaccataccttgaGCAAAAGGCGGTCTTATGAATATCGGACTCTCGTACAGGGATCTGATGGTAGCAGATctcagatcgatcttagagaagACTTAAGCGCCCTTCAACCGATCAAAAAGGTCATCGATACGGGGTAGAGGGTACTTGTTCTTTCAtcgtaacacggttaagctctcggtagtcgatgcacaaccgcatagaaccatccttcttcttcacaaagaggacAGGGGCACCCCAAGCCGAGGAGCTAGGGCGGATAAAGTCCTTCTCGATCatctcatccaactgcttccgtAGTTCCTGTAACTCAGCAGGGGCCATACgatacggggctttagcaatcggaccaGTACCAGGCACCAGatcgatagagaactcaacatctCGCTCGGGAGGAATACCAGGTAAGTCTTCGGGAAAAACATCGGGGTACTCGTTCACGATACGAACCTCCTTAAGCTCAGGTAACTCAGCAGATGAGGAAACAGAGCATAGAAACACTTGACAACCCTTCCTTTGTAGACTCATCAGTTTCAAGGCAGAAACGATCTTTATACCCTCCTGACGTCTACCACCATGGTGGGTAACTCGGCTACCGCAGGGACTCTTCAAGGAAATCTTCCGATCTCAGACTGAAACGAGCGTCATAAAGGGCCAGCCAATCTATACCAAGGATCACATCGAACTCACCCGCAGGGAAGTCCAAAAGAGTGGTGGGAAAGACCTCACCAGCGATGAGAATAGGCACGTCAACATATGCCTTAACACAAGATATAGCTTCACCAGAAGGTAAAGATATGGGAACGGGCTCAGCAGGAATGGATACCAGGGATGCTTTTTCAGCGAATTTAGAGGATATGACGGATATAGATGCACCAGTGTCAAACAGAATAAAAGCATGACGTCCAGAAACAAGGTACGTACCAGTAATCACATCCGGGTTAGCCTCGGCATCAGCTCGGCTCAGCACAAATATACGACCTTTACGGCGAGCAGCACCTCCAGTCTTTGCAGTTGTGGCGGCAGCAGCAGTCTTAACAATTGATGTACCAGATCATTCTTCGGGCATCTGTTAGCTTTATGACCCGGTTCATTGCACTTGAAGCAGACAATAGGGTCACCACCACAAGTAAGCCCAGGATGATAAGGGTCACCGCAAGAATAGCAAACGGCATCCTTCTTCACGAAGTCTTTCTTTTCATCAGTCTTCTTCCAGGCAGGTCGGGAGGTAAAGTGAGGTTTCTTAGGTCCAGAACCTCCAGGAGATTTATTCCTCTTGGGAGCAGAATAAGTAGGAGAAGAAAAAGGCCTCTTCTGAGATGGTACATTAACAGGGGCAGCCTCCTCCTTGATTCGAGCTAAGGATCTCTCATTTAGCAAGGCGACATTGTAGATCTTCTCTACGGTATCCAGGTCTTTAGGCATCAAATGAGTGACCTCAGCTTTCAGCTTCCTGCGATAATAGAAAACCCTTCGGGCCTCATCGGGGAGCAGCTCCTCAGCAAAGTGCGCAAGACTGTTGAAAAGGTCAGTGAAGTCTTGGACTGATAGGTTTCCCTGCTTGCATTCCATGAACTCTTCGATCTTCCGGTGTTTTAGTTCTTCAGGGTAAAATCTTCTCTCAAGCATGGTGACGAATTCGGTCCATCCGAACCCAGTGCTAGTGCGGTGCGGAACCAACAATCCTCCACCAATGGTCGGCTTCACCTTGCAGATAATGGACGGCCAGGTTCACCATGTGCTGGTTTGGGACCTCGCAGATTTCAAACTGTCGCTCCATCTGTCTGATCCACAGCCTCAGAGCCTCAGGGTCAATGACACCCTTGAAGAAGGTCAATCTGCTCTTCGCCATCTGTCCCTGCACTCGGGAAAAATCGAACTCTCGCTGTCCACACCGTTTCTCTACCGCGAGGGCCAAGTCTTCGATCCCGTTGGTCAGATGATTAAGCGAGTTGACGATCGCTTGGTTGATTGCTGTCTGATCCGGAATCTCTTCCTGTTGACATCCACGTCCACGTCCACGTCCGCGTCCGGCCATCTTAAAAGAACGTTAACACTTAGTCAATGCTAAGCACTGATTTGCAAAAACAGATAAACTAGCATCCAAGTCCTTATtggtttctacccatctctcactaaattatttattagGCATAATCCTACAGATCAATGTGTGAGCGTTGGGAGCGGCGATGCTCGATACCAACCGTAATCCCCCtataaatctagtgcaaaacaaaGTGGCGGAATCACCTGTCGAACGGGATTAATAACACAATGATAAAAGTCTAACTGATAAAAATTGAGAATATAAAATTCTCAATTATGAAGTTTTGCAAAGCTCGGTCAAATACAAATGCCACTTTCCTAGAAAAAGGGCTAAAACAAAAATCCTCAAAGTGTTCAACTGAAAACATAAAGAAGAACAGGGTAGGATCTTGGACTACTCGCTAGCTCTCACACCGATATCCCATCCATAAGAAtactgtcatgttataaacataataaCCCACGATCGATGTGGGGAGTAACtagacgttctcccagccatgtTACACAATATAAATGGTATAGAAGAAATAATATATCAAAATAGATTGAAGTATTATAACAAACGTAATTAAaatatgatatcaaaattacgaTCGGAACAAATCGCATCTTGCATGCTTACAAAGAAAATTCCTCAAACAaagaatggaaataatatagttcagACTTAGATTTTAACATGCTGGCAATATCGCTAAAAACCGTAGACCCCGCTCAGCCTACCATGTGCTAATTGTTGGGGACCCCTTCACCaacccactagtcacaaaccataacggaACCCCTCACcggtctaagtacatgtacatgactctacgacaatctgtaccaACGGAACCCCTTTCACCCAGGGGTAACAAATCAAATGGTGGTAAGAAAATAGTATACCTCAGTTTATTATTCCTTGCCTTCCCTCCAAATATTCCAAACTCAAAAATACCCAAAAGGTAGTATCTTATTTCAAGGTTTGTAAGTAAACTACTCTTTTATTATCTCGAGTGAAAACTTTTAACTGTATAATTATAAGGTATAAAATGATTTCGAAGTTTACATATGATAAAGCTACTGCTTTATACTTTAAATCAAGTCTAAATGAAAGTACTTTATGAAGATATGTATTATTTAGGCCTTTATTGAGACTTAGTCATAAAAACAGTTTTACAAAAACAGAACGATGTTTTAaagtaaaattcataattaaatatataaaaatagAAATGATGCAAGGTCAATTTTCATGGTTTCCAGAAGGTTTTAGCTACAACTTTTATTCTTTGATAAACTTGTAATGACGAAAGTAGTAGGGGTATATAAATTGATTTGCAGAATCAGTCATAAAATGATAACTTGAGAATGTCTTAATTTATAAATCGACTTTTAGAATATATTTTGAGGTAAATTAAAATTTTACAGGATACTAGACATCCTAAAGTTTATTCATGAAATATATAAGCTTATGTTTCGAAGGATAAATATGTTTTTCAAATTAAACTTTGAGCTAAAGACAGAATTGTTGTATTCTGGATAGATGTTCACAAATATTTTCTTCTGATCAAACCACACGTCCAAATGTTATGAAATTTTTTGTGTAGATCCTAGTCTTGAAAATAACAGGACTTTATTCACAACATTTTTAATTATTCGAAATATAAACAGGGGATATAAATTTTACAAACAGACGAGAATCGTTTATCAATCAAATTTCGGTTTTGACTAAAACTTCCAAtttactttaaattacgaaatgaAGGTTTCGAGGGCTAAAAATTTAACACAACCGTAATATATAATGTCTCAGCcttatattaaaatttcataaattgttaatttagtaTAAGTATTTTAAAACTAATTAAACAAAGTCCAAGTATACTATATTTGCAAGAATTGCAACAATAATGTAAAATacgaaataaatactttaaatgcaAAACAATTACTATAAAAATTCATGGTGACTTATAATATGTCAAATGTTCCAGAAAAGTAATTTATAGCCATTTTACTCATAATTTCGAAATTAGTTATTATCAATTTATAGTCCAAATTATTAGTAAGTCCTCTAAATGTCAAAGTTCTTAATACAAGCAACTACAACAAATATATGGTAACACCGAGTAACGTCCTTTGTTACCTTAGTTGTCAAGGTCCGAGTCGATTAAATACTCGTCTTCTTCAGAGTCTTCTTGATAACctataaaataaaaacacataTGGTATATTGCACCATATGTCACGATTAAGTATATGAAATAAAACTATGATGACTATAAAACTACCttgactattattattactattcttACCAAAGAAGAAGAGATTACCAATAACAATTAGAGTTTTGAAGGAAAGGAATAGGATGAATTCTCTTGATATGTTTCTCCTAAATTATGGTGGAAAACAAGCTTGTAAACTAGTAAAAAGAGTAGGAGAATTGATTCAAATTGCAAGAGCTTTGAAGTATGAATTGTAGTAGTTTGTAGTAAGAAATGAAGAGGAAAATGGAGTCCTTAAATAGAGCAAGTGACCAGCCAAAGCAAGGCACAATTATTGGTAAATTccacccaaaaataaaataaggaagctATGAAGAAAAGGGGCCGAACTATGGTATAGATTAGGGTTGTTTTTGCAATAAAATAAAATGTAGGAGGCAAGCTAGATGGCCTCTAAAATCTGGTGGGTGTATTATGTAGGGGTCACTTTGATCTTATAATATATGTATAAGACAATTACAAAATATTACGGGTTTGACGGAATTAAATTCCGAGTCAAAATGGATAAATTACGCATCAAGAGCGAACACCGATTATAAAACGAATTTAATTAAATCAAATCCGTACTTGAAGGATTAAAATTACATCTCATAATTTAAAAGTGAATAAATGAGATTAgaaaatttgcgggtgttacaaatctataaccacctcgggaacCGTAaaagacgtctttttctttgaaatgttcgccttgttcctctcactcatagccttcatcaaacaAATTGTATCAGGAAACGTAAGCAtcaccaaacactaaactaagtatacttctttacttattattattaagttaccttaaaattgtcagactgcctataagcgatataactatcccaatggtcctgactgacatatggatacttcttttttggtggtttcttgttcatctccccggtttccttgttgaacatgtggttctcagcaatctttaacttccaagatctgagggcttcccctttcttttttttaggtacttattgtacttttcggggacaacgtaagctaactgcatatatgatgagcatagttggtacaagtctTTCGCCTAATACACATAttaagtagtaacttaatttcagctaaaacatttattattgtatatacatacctttattctggttattagcatggtgttctgTATTTTACTCAattcactgatacgcggcgtaccgagaggcacatactgtcatacacaacaaccaatccaactcgcaaaatacccgtcattctcaccatatggcagccccttatctttatcatattgtaaaggattaggtatctttgaatttattgcttctagggaaaccctgtggcgcattcgacccgcaatgtattgcaaattattctcatcacctgagtcgtcgcctgaggcatttccatcgtttttttccgcttttcgaccatatctaaaccagaaattaataaacaaataataaaattgcatatttataataaaaaataaatctctagagaggaggctTTATTTTTTCTtaaaagaggagaatccggattgatctggcggtggcaatggcgatgatgacgatgactgcgacgacgatggggtaggctggtggttgaggggaagctcaatgtaTGAGGATATTATGTGGAGGAGAGGAAGCTCCGCGTATATATGTGAATAATATAACACTttcaagaccttgtttattggaaagtaataaacacggtataagaaaagcCGTTAtatttttgtttccaaacagactacggttttgtttgaaaccgtaattaattagtactatctacaacgggttagaaataaccgttgtctgtaatattttcatgttgtttgattttcccgccaagaaataaagcatcatttttatatacataacaacagcCTGAACtgttataactgtacacgtccagaataacggtttaggtataaccgttttattttatatttcattttgtttgattttaccgccaagaaataaggCATCATTCTTATATAGATAACAACGGTCtaaaccgttataactgtacaagtcctgaacaacggtttaggtataaccgttgtatttaataattcattttgtttgattttaccgccaagaaataaagcatcatttagtacgatttttccctaacccgCCCGCTGCAACAGCAAAAAAGGTTTACATCAGCAGTTTCATATataacagcaagacaataattaTACATGACGTAAGATATCTTAATTGAATTGCTTATATTTTCACGGCTGCCGGGAATGTTTTTGGATTTGCTAATCtcttcattaaatcaaatatcttcatcatgatcatccaatgtatatatgtttggaatgttaacattttcaacatcattaccaaattgcgatatagcactgtgatcaagtccttcaaattcgacgtcttcatcatctggaatttTGCGATGAcaagatagaacaactgaccacttcttatccataggatcggtaatataaaacacttgttttgcttgtgacgctaatataaaaggatctcccttgtttccaaccttgtcaaaatttactaatgtgaatcctaaatcatcctttgtaacaccattgttgttgtcaacccacttgcaacgaaatagaggtatctcaaaatccatgtagtctaaaaccaatatctcttgaataactccataatattacattgtaccaaaaataggatttttatcctttgaactagcaaagtatattgcctcagaatctacgctaactccactgttttgcattgtgctcacctcatctttaatgcgggtgtagaaagtatacccattgatcgcatacccgctataaaaagtttcacgagcatcaggaccgaaagcgagatgtcgtagggtggttgagcaatcatcaattaggttgtcatcatcgtaaatagtatccttaaaccagtcacaaaattgcttgtaatgctcattttcataccacctttcgttcttatgaggTTGTTTTGCCTTAAGGTAACTCTGGTGTTCCATACTGTAAGGCTGGACATGATCATCGTTAAAAAGAACGTATATATGAGCTCTATGTTgcatgtcagatgacatatccttggaaacacgaccccttacaccttttccattcatccagtcactatgacaaTTCATAGAAGCTCCAATTAACTCATCTAAGGAGAGGTACGCGTAACAATACAAAAGAGTTTCATCGATAATTGCTCGGTCAACAATACACCCCTCTGTACGATACCTATTAGAcgtgtaatccttgtaaactttcatcaatcgttcgaatgggtactgatatctcaaatacactggcccgagatacaaaacctcccggactaggtggatagtcaaatgaaccatgatagtgaaaaatgagggaggaaaCTACCTTTCAAACAGACAATGACTGGTGACGAGGATGTCATGCAAAGTTTCcgcttcatcgggatcaatgactttactattgattgatttgaagaaaaagcaaaatctaattatagcatgtcgaacctttggaggtagaatggaacgaacAGCCACAACTAATAGTCGTTGCATCAATGTATGAtagtcatgtgactttaaactAGTAAGTTTTATGTCCTACAAtgaaacaaggcttctaatattagacgaatagccctctggcaccttaataccatCCAAGCATtcacagaactcttttttctccttttttgaaagagtatgagctgcaggcgccaaaaaagtgtgatttccttttgttttagctgccagATCAGGCttaatacccatctcaaccatatcatccctagtTTCCTTGTCGTCTTTTGTCCTACCCGGAACATTcagcagagtattgattatattatctCAAACGTTCTTTTtaatgtgcataaaatctaggcaatgtctaaccggAAGGTCACGCCAGTATGGAAGTTTGGTAAATTGtggttttttttataaccatGAGTAGAGaacttaggtcccttcttcccatatgttatctcaatatctttcactttctcatacacttcatCACCATTCAAAATCTGAGGACTCCCACATTGCTGaggacacccattaaacgccttgtgaagcttacgataatgataattagggcataaccatcgacgatttcccctgtacacatgcttgcgagaatgcttcaaatattctAATTCAACATCCCCCCCAACACAATGGGCAAAcctctttcccatgtacagtATGTCCAAAAAGATCGTCGTACGCCGGAaattcagttattgtacacaataacatagatctcagattgaaactttccttcttataaACATCAAATACTGGTATCAATCTTTCCCACAGAATCTTCAAATCATCTAGGAATGGTTCCAAATACACATTTATGTCATTTCCAAGTTGTCGAGGGCaagatatcaacaaagacaacatcagaCACTTCCTTTTCATGCAAACTGAAGAGTCTattatcgatccgaaatactcaagaggggggggagggtgaattgaggattaaaaactttaCCTACTTTTTCAACTGTATagatataattaattatttaaagtttattgattaaactttaactaatcaactaattaacGAACTAAAACAAAGCGTATGGACaacgaaagagaaagagagacacacagatttttgaagtggttcagtttcacaaatcgaaacttacgtccactattctcgattaataaatttagtacctttctacggattacaaatttactaacacaactcatacaactaaccctagttgtaactcaagtgagtatcgttaaatactcgagtgactaacttacgctaataagaaagcactaatgattcttctcaAAGTTAACGTTAATCAACGAGTAACAAAtgaattaagcactattatcttataacgataacgaaagaacgaatgcacaagtatataagacacacgaccttttcaaaaataacaaaacaggTTTTGCTTgtaaacacggtttttgctttttaaaataaaatcaaaattatgTTCAAAGGTCTTAgtttcaaatgtagcaaagaGTAGAGTATTTATAGCAAAAGAGGAAGCATGGCACTCGGTTTCCTTAAACCTTAGAGGCCGAAATaatagatatgtaaacaaatcatatcttgtTATTTTTTTCCTTAAAATCTTAGGAGATACTAGAGAATAACgaaaagataattttatcaattattctcctattatcttttccttaaatcttaagatatgataagattttccataacaaaatatctttatcatatataaccatatcatgtAAAATATAAAAGACATGtcaagataattctagagaataaaatcttaacaatgaTCAACTTATATTGCTAACTTCACACGAGAACAACACGGCTCATGGGCCTTgattttcgtgaaaaccctagcttgatattaggttagatttagggtttaagagtatgtaatattagaaaccctaattagtaatatgactcaactcataactTGATTCaatataattattaattataagcttaaaataaaaccacgtttaatatgaatatgggcttccttgttaaataaatttgaaaacattttagtcGTATATTATGTAAActtgacatctcaatgttatagtagaagagctataacattgagctcttatataagcaatgttatagctgtaaagctataactttaccaatctaaGAAGTGCACTCTtaagttaccattacgagataatcacctacgctattctaatcttcttaggagatcttccagtgtaggctacttcgtcattcaagcttgatcaatcttttaaatgagcttcatcttctcatgaatgcttgaataatactTTAACAGTTGTAAAaccttgatccttgattgagggcttgatcatgatacgttcttgtatacttccatcacaattctttaatgcttgcgattagtaagtccaatttaaaagactaaacaaacaattacacacaacgagtatatagaatataagGAACTCTTGACATCattaaaacataaacatatatatctatatggtccaacaaattccccctttttgattaTGACAAGTCttctaaaattgtgactaagtatatagttccccctcaatataataccgtcatcttcaTAGATAAAGATCAactcaagatcaaacaattatgTTCAGACCAAAGCtggctttaaggactttaagagacaataggtcttgacaaggagcaagcttaggcaaatgcttaccatggtcatttcttccccctcttgacattatcgaaaagacgagaacagataTAAAACGACTAcaatgatatcaaccgaggcaagaaatatatattaatCAAAGCATAAATTATAGCATAAGAACGACTTCAACATAAACAAGCCCTACATATAAAGTGTGTATTACAAACCAAGTTGAGTACTGATTTTGTAGGAGATAAGGAaattagtcactcacctaactacgacctacagaagcatgcatgcaatctaacatgatagatatctctagtgaccgtacatatacacttcaaccaagcgaggtccaaaacacatgtcaaggacttacatatgaatgtgagaagaggtaattgggtaagaaggggcaaactAATTtagatatgtggaggtaaaagccaagctagcaccgatcacaaccaaaagtaaccatattccacCTTCCAACCCAACAtaaaagatgatgcaccatgccaagtaCGGCACACAcactcactcacatcaacaagtgcttctcctcaagtaatatggaaatgaataagaataggagtaataagagattaCTGCTTTTCCGtcttttataataacatttttctcctttttttatttttattttttttcatttcattttttttagtccatctttttcttccttccttccaatagtcatcacaacaccaacaaaattgaccacaacaagacttccaaatttaccaacaagactagcttgacaagggtaggccatatggaatgtagttg is a genomic window containing:
- the LOC141630818 gene encoding uncharacterized protein LOC141630818, which codes for MLERRFYPEELKHRKIEEFMECKQGNLSVQDFTDLFNSLAHFAEELLPDEARRVFYYRRKLKAEVTHLMPKDLDTVEKIYNVALLNERSLARIKEEAAPVNVPSQKRPFSSPTYSAPKRNKSPGGSGPKKPHFTSRPAWKKTDEKKDFVKKDAVCYSCGDPYHPGLTCGGDPITAAAATTAKTGGAARRKGRIFVLSRADAEANPDVITGTYLVSGRHAFILFDTGASISVISSKFAEKASLVSIPAEPVPISLPSGEAISCVKAYVDVPILIAGEVFPTTLLDFPAGEFDVILGIDWLALYDARFSLRSEDFLEESLR